A part of Bacillus rossius redtenbacheri isolate Brsri chromosome 1, Brsri_v3, whole genome shotgun sequence genomic DNA contains:
- the LOC134528024 gene encoding STAGA complex 65 subunit gamma-like isoform X3, translating into MDDNLLATIKLIQHSKRLAEMIQEITPKLRDATSAAGHSQQTLSNLSKNFPPPVPAMPDVPPVEVKNVINTPFRHINKTDSPFSLGQAPPQFRLNAVNARHLLRKAVATIFAHVGYDTASQVLLDTVTDVAKQYILNFTRLMRIAHEHESLLGPSGFPDIMERVFHDMKIGSMTTLHDFYQNRVILHHQKERQVCQDLTSTYAELRAEFVKLVGDNLPRSSVMEVEEGEGDVPEIHFPALADDSVADQLQPSLKPGFQMLHSLEQEEQLQNFEAAEEIELMGSLSQEAHVATPTDNSSMSVLGFKTKKWMTE; encoded by the exons ATGGATGACAATTTGTTGGCAACCATCAAACTGATACAGCACTCAAAACGTTTAGCGGAGATGATACAAGAAATCACTCCGAAACTCCGAGATGCCACCTCAGCAGCTGGTCATTCACAG CAGACATTATCAAATTTGAGCAAGAACTTCCCTCCCCCCGTACCAGCGATGCCTGATGTTCCTCCAGTGGAAGTGAAGAATGTGATAAACACACCCTTCAGACATATTAACAAGACTGACAG CCCATTCTCGCTCGGCCAAGCTCCGCCCCAGTTTCGCCTGAACGCTGTTAACGCCAGGCACCTATTGCGCAAAGCAGTGGCGACAATATTTGCTCATGTTGGATATGATA CTGCGTCACAAGTGTTGCTGGACACCGTTACTGATGTCGCAAAGCAGTATATCTTGAACTTCACTCGTCTCATGCGGATCGCTCACGAACACGAGAGTTTATTGGGTCCTTCAGGATTTCCT GATATCATGGAACGTGTGTTCCACGACATGAAGATCGGCAGCATGACTACGCTGCACGACTTCTACCAGAACCGAGTGATTCTCCACCACCAGAAGGAACGCCAGGTTTGCCAGGACTTGACGAGCACGTATGCAGAGCTGCGAGCAGAGTTCGTGAAGCTGGTGGGAGACAACCTGCCCAG GAGCTCGGTGATggaggtggaggagggggagggcgACGTGCCGGAGATCCACTTCCCGGCGCTCGCGGACGACAGCGTCGCTGACCAGCTGCAGCCGTCGCTCAAGCCCGGCTTCCAGATGCTGCATAGCCTGGAGCaggaggagca aTTACAGAATTTTGAAGCAGCTGAGGAAATAGAACTCATGGGATCCCTGTCTCAAGAGGCACACGTTGCTACTCCCACAGATAATTCATCCATGTCTGTTTTGGGTTTTAAAACTAAGAAGTGGATGACAGAGTGA